A genomic region of Xanthomonas campestris pv. phormiicola contains the following coding sequences:
- a CDS encoding 4-hydroxyproline epimerase: MHTLDVIDSHTGGEPTRVVVAGFPDLGTGPLAQRRDLFRDRFDRWRSAIACEPRGSDTMVGALLLPPIAADACAAVIFFNNVGYLGMCGHGTIGLVRTLAELGRLAPGTHRIETPVGTVGVELHGDGRVSVDNVESYRHAAGIEVQVPGYGRVRGDVAWGGNWFFITEQTPCALELRNQRALTAYTEALRLALEAAGIRGADDGEIDHIEINGPAPDTGADARNFVLCPGLAYDRSPCGTGTSAKLACLAADGKLAAGQVWRQEGILGSLFEGSYMPGTRGVLPRITGQAHITARAQLLIDAQDPFAWGIGAG; this comes from the coding sequence ATGCATACACTCGATGTGATCGACTCGCATACCGGCGGCGAACCGACCCGTGTCGTCGTCGCCGGCTTCCCCGACCTGGGCACCGGCCCGCTGGCGCAACGGCGCGATCTGTTCCGCGATCGCTTCGATCGCTGGCGCAGCGCCATCGCCTGCGAACCGCGCGGTTCGGACACCATGGTCGGCGCGCTGCTGCTGCCGCCGATCGCGGCCGACGCCTGCGCGGCGGTGATCTTCTTCAACAACGTCGGCTACCTGGGCATGTGCGGCCACGGCACCATCGGCCTGGTGCGCACGCTGGCCGAGCTGGGCCGGCTGGCGCCGGGCACGCACCGCATCGAGACCCCGGTGGGCACGGTCGGGGTGGAGCTGCACGGCGACGGCCGGGTCTCGGTGGACAACGTGGAAAGCTACCGCCATGCCGCCGGCATCGAGGTGCAGGTGCCCGGCTACGGCCGCGTGCGCGGCGACGTGGCCTGGGGCGGCAACTGGTTCTTCATCACCGAGCAGACGCCGTGTGCGCTGGAGCTGCGCAACCAGCGCGCGCTGACCGCGTACACCGAGGCGCTGCGGCTGGCGCTGGAGGCGGCCGGCATCCGCGGCGCCGACGACGGCGAGATCGACCATATCGAGATCAACGGCCCGGCGCCGGACACCGGCGCCGACGCGCGCAACTTCGTGCTGTGCCCGGGCCTGGCCTACGACCGTTCGCCGTGCGGCACCGGCACCAGCGCCAAGCTGGCGTGCCTGGCCGCCGACGGCAAGCTGGCCGCCGGCCAGGTGTGGCGGCAGGAGGGCATCCTCGGCAGCCTGTTCGAAGGCAGCTACATGCCGGGCACCCGCGGCGTGCTGCCGCGGATCACCGGGCAGGCGCACATCACCGCCCGCGCGCAGTTGCTGATCGATGCGCAGGATCCGTTCGCCTGGGGCATTGGCGCCGGATGA
- a CDS encoding NAD(P)/FAD-dependent oxidoreductase — translation MAEPRALQYDVVVAGAGPAGLAAALAAAGHGRRVALVDLQARAGGQIWRHDVTHAPPRLAARTLAQLAASKIAFLAQTQLLMAQDRQLLADGPQGTRWIGYDALVLATGARELLLPFPGWTLPGVTGAGGAQALAKQGWPLAGKRVLVAGSGPLLLASAATLRRHGAQVLGIVEQAPLRALAGFAAQLPWRWPDKALQALALRAQLAGVGYHAGSVVLSAQGDGQLQSVEIDGPRGRRRIDCDQLAVGYGLVPNVELAQLLGCRLARSGAHPCVAVDAQLRTSVAGVYAAGEALGIGGRDCARIEGAIAGHLAAGQGAAAQALQAPRRRARAFAALLQRQFALDPRIHALAAPDTLVCRCEDVPLSALCGHADLRDAKLVSRCGMGACQGRICGSALTELGLAPRHDDFSDDGRRPPLFPVRLDALAQSLPDPLLPEPPLTTLDKV, via the coding sequence ATGGCTGAGCCGCGCGCGCTGCAGTACGACGTGGTCGTGGCCGGTGCCGGTCCGGCCGGACTGGCGGCGGCGCTGGCCGCCGCCGGGCACGGCCGGCGCGTGGCGCTGGTCGACCTGCAGGCGCGCGCCGGCGGCCAGATCTGGCGCCACGACGTGACCCATGCGCCGCCGCGGCTGGCCGCGCGCACGCTGGCGCAGCTGGCGGCGAGCAAGATCGCATTTCTGGCGCAGACCCAATTGCTGATGGCGCAGGATCGGCAACTGCTGGCCGACGGCCCGCAGGGCACCCGTTGGATCGGCTACGACGCGCTGGTGCTGGCCACTGGCGCGCGCGAGCTGCTGCTGCCGTTCCCCGGCTGGACCTTGCCTGGCGTCACCGGCGCCGGCGGCGCGCAGGCGCTGGCCAAGCAGGGCTGGCCGCTGGCCGGCAAGCGCGTGCTGGTCGCCGGCAGCGGGCCGCTGTTGCTGGCCAGCGCGGCGACGCTGCGCCGCCACGGTGCGCAGGTGCTGGGCATCGTCGAACAGGCGCCGCTGCGCGCGCTGGCCGGTTTCGCCGCGCAGTTGCCGTGGCGCTGGCCGGACAAGGCGCTGCAGGCGCTGGCCCTGCGCGCGCAACTGGCCGGCGTCGGCTACCACGCCGGCAGCGTGGTGCTGTCGGCGCAGGGCGATGGCCAGCTGCAGTCCGTCGAGATCGACGGCCCGCGCGGGCGCCGCCGCATCGACTGCGATCAGCTGGCGGTCGGCTACGGATTGGTGCCGAACGTGGAGCTGGCGCAACTGCTCGGCTGCCGCCTGGCGCGCAGCGGCGCGCATCCGTGCGTGGCGGTGGATGCGCAGTTGCGTACCAGCGTCGCAGGCGTGTATGCGGCCGGCGAGGCGCTGGGCATCGGCGGGCGCGATTGCGCGCGCATCGAAGGCGCCATCGCCGGACACCTGGCGGCCGGGCAGGGCGCCGCGGCGCAGGCGCTGCAAGCGCCGCGGCGGCGCGCGCGCGCGTTCGCCGCGCTGCTGCAGCGGCAGTTCGCGCTGGACCCGCGCATCCACGCGCTGGCCGCACCGGACACGCTGGTGTGCCGCTGCGAGGACGTGCCGCTGTCGGCGCTGTGCGGCCATGCCGACCTGCGCGATGCCAAGCTGGTCTCGCGCTGCGGCATGGGCGCCTGCCAGGGCCGCATCTGCGGCAGCGCGCTGACCGAGCTGGGGCTGGCGCCGCGGCACGACGATTTTTCCGACGACGGCCGCCGGCCGCCGCTGTTCCCGGTGCGCCTGGACGCGCTCGCCCAATCGCTTCCCGATCCACTTCTTCCCGAACCTCCACTCACAACCCTCGACAAGGTGTAA
- a CDS encoding FAD-binding oxidoreductase, which produces MSGFDLIVVGAGIVGAACADAAAAAGLRVAIVESGTIGGGSTAAAMGHLVAMDEDPAELALSSYSLRLWEAFAQLPAAEFSRCGTLWVARQARELEAIPAKIQRLAAAGVRAEAIDAEALYRLEPALVPGLAGGMRVAAEAVVYPPRMARHLVERALAAGAQLFAGRRALALAAGGLRLDDGSTLSGPVLVATGCALSELLPELPMRARKGQLVITDRYPGFVGHQLLELGYADSAHGSDGSSVAFNVQPRPTGQILIGSSREFDASDRSVSMPMLQRMLERAFAFLPGLRQLQAIRVWTGLRPATPDGRPYLGAVPERADVWVAAGHEGLGVTTALGSARLLLDLVLQRTPVLDPAPFAPARALS; this is translated from the coding sequence ATGAGCGGCTTCGACCTGATCGTCGTCGGCGCCGGCATCGTCGGCGCGGCCTGCGCCGATGCGGCCGCCGCCGCCGGGCTGCGGGTGGCGATCGTCGAGTCGGGCACGATCGGCGGCGGTTCCACCGCCGCGGCGATGGGCCATCTGGTGGCGATGGACGAGGATCCGGCGGAACTGGCGCTGTCGTCCTATTCGCTGCGCCTGTGGGAAGCATTCGCGCAGTTGCCGGCGGCCGAGTTCAGCCGCTGCGGCACGCTGTGGGTGGCGCGGCAGGCGCGCGAGCTGGAGGCGATTCCGGCCAAGATCCAACGCCTGGCCGCGGCCGGGGTACGCGCCGAGGCGATCGACGCCGAGGCGCTGTACCGGCTGGAGCCGGCGCTGGTGCCGGGGCTGGCCGGCGGCATGCGCGTGGCCGCCGAAGCGGTGGTGTATCCGCCGCGGATGGCGCGGCATCTGGTCGAGCGTGCGCTCGCCGCCGGTGCGCAGCTGTTCGCCGGGCGCCGCGCGCTGGCGCTGGCCGCCGGCGGACTGCGCCTGGACGACGGCAGTACCCTCAGCGGGCCGGTGCTGGTCGCCACCGGCTGTGCATTGTCGGAGTTGCTGCCGGAACTGCCGATGCGCGCGCGCAAGGGCCAGCTGGTCATCACCGACCGCTATCCGGGCTTCGTCGGCCACCAATTGCTGGAGCTGGGCTATGCCGACAGCGCGCACGGCAGCGACGGCAGCAGCGTGGCATTCAACGTGCAGCCGCGGCCGACCGGGCAGATCCTGATCGGTTCCTCGCGCGAATTCGATGCCAGCGACCGCAGCGTGTCGATGCCGATGCTGCAACGCATGCTCGAGCGCGCGTTCGCGTTCCTGCCCGGGCTGCGCCAGCTGCAGGCGATCCGGGTCTGGACCGGGCTGCGTCCGGCCACGCCCGACGGCCGTCCCTACCTGGGCGCGGTGCCCGAGCGTGCCGACGTGTGGGTCGCGGCCGGCCACGAAGGGCTGGGCGTGACCACCGCGCTGGGCAGCGCGCGGCTGTTGCTGGATCTGGTTTTGCAGCGCACTCCCGTGCTGGACCCGGCGCCGTTCGCGCCGGCGCGGGCGCTGTCGTGA
- a CDS encoding (2Fe-2S)-binding protein codes for MLRLQINGQAVEVLDGSSVAAAVAQVAVHFRRSRNGQPRAPLCGMGVCSECRVHIDGVGQLRACITPVRDGMQVWTDG; via the coding sequence ATGCTGCGCCTGCAGATCAACGGTCAGGCCGTCGAGGTACTGGACGGCAGCAGCGTGGCCGCAGCGGTGGCGCAGGTCGCGGTGCATTTCCGCCGTTCGCGCAACGGCCAGCCGCGCGCGCCGCTGTGCGGCATGGGCGTGTGCAGCGAATGCCGGGTGCATATCGATGGCGTCGGCCAGCTGCGCGCCTGCATCACTCCGGTGCGCGACGGCATGCAGGTGTGGACCGATGGCTGA